One region of Anaeromyxobacter paludicola genomic DNA includes:
- a CDS encoding mannose-1-phosphate guanylyltransferase, whose translation MKIFPVVMAGGSGTRFWPLSRKAWPKQFLALAGERPLLAETVARLSPLARPEDTLVVLGPAHEKAARRMLPQVPRRNVLVEPCARNTAPCVGLAALHVRRRDPEGVLLMLPADHHVARPAKLRAAFAAAARLAARGRIATIGVRPSRPETGYGYLEVGAPLPPAKGRARAEGFAVRRFVEKPDLATAERYLAGGGYLWNSGVFAFRADVILDEIARRMPELSALLAGIDRDLGTRKEKATLARLFPRCPATSIDYGVMERSDRIAVVPADFGWSDVGSFAALPEVRPADRAGNVTEGDALVLGRGNVVVARGGRTVAVVGVDDLVVVDAGDAVLVCPRARAQDVRQAVDELKRRGREDLI comes from the coding sequence TTGAAGATCTTCCCCGTGGTGATGGCCGGCGGGTCGGGCACCCGCTTCTGGCCGCTCTCGCGCAAGGCCTGGCCCAAGCAGTTCCTGGCCCTCGCCGGCGAGCGGCCGCTCCTCGCCGAGACGGTGGCCCGCCTCTCGCCGCTGGCGCGGCCGGAGGACACGCTCGTGGTCCTCGGCCCGGCGCACGAGAAGGCGGCGCGCCGGATGCTGCCGCAGGTGCCGCGCCGGAACGTGCTCGTCGAGCCGTGCGCGCGCAACACCGCCCCCTGCGTCGGCCTCGCGGCGCTGCACGTGCGCCGCCGCGATCCGGAGGGCGTGCTCCTCATGCTCCCCGCCGACCACCACGTGGCCCGGCCGGCGAAGCTCCGGGCCGCCTTCGCCGCGGCGGCGCGGCTCGCCGCGCGGGGGCGCATCGCCACCATCGGCGTCCGCCCCTCCCGCCCCGAGACCGGCTACGGCTACCTCGAGGTCGGCGCGCCGCTCCCGCCCGCGAAGGGCCGGGCGCGCGCCGAGGGGTTCGCGGTGAGGCGCTTCGTCGAGAAGCCCGACCTCGCCACCGCGGAGCGCTACCTCGCCGGGGGCGGCTACCTCTGGAACAGCGGCGTCTTCGCCTTCCGGGCCGACGTCATCCTCGACGAGATCGCCCGGCGCATGCCGGAGCTCTCGGCGCTCCTCGCCGGCATCGACCGCGACCTCGGCACCCGCAAGGAGAAGGCGACCCTGGCGCGCCTCTTCCCGAGGTGCCCCGCCACCTCCATCGACTACGGCGTGATGGAGCGGAGCGACCGGATCGCGGTGGTGCCCGCCGACTTCGGCTGGAGCGACGTGGGCAGCTTCGCCGCCCTGCCGGAGGTGCGTCCGGCCGACCGGGCCGGCAACGTGACCGAGGGCGACGCGCTGGTGCTCGGCAGGGGGAACGTGGTGGTGGCGCGCGGCGGCCGGACGGTGGCGGTGGTCGGCGTGGACGACCTCGTGGTGGTGGACGCGGGCGACGCCGTGCTGGTCTGCCCGCGGGCCAGGGCCCAGGACGTCCGGCAGGCGGTGGACGAGCTGAAGCGCCGCGGCCGCGAGGACCTGATCTAA
- a CDS encoding NUDIX hydrolase: MSFERLAELLSHREPRPLSLEGISPELIPGGALAEAAVLVPLFLKDGEPHVLLTKRPATLSRHAGQVSFPGGRVEPADEGTLRAALREAEEEVGLDPARVEVLGRLSEVLVLVSAFRLTPWVASVPYPYPYRPSPGEVEAILHVPLSALSRPGAWRVEEREAYGLRHEVHHLDFGGETIWGATARVLRELVAVWSEP, from the coding sequence ATGAGCTTCGAGCGGCTCGCCGAGCTCCTGTCCCACCGGGAGCCGCGCCCGCTCTCGCTGGAGGGGATCTCCCCGGAGCTCATCCCCGGCGGCGCGCTCGCCGAGGCCGCGGTGCTGGTCCCGCTCTTCCTGAAGGACGGCGAGCCGCACGTCCTCCTCACCAAGCGCCCCGCCACCCTGTCGCGGCACGCCGGACAGGTGAGCTTCCCCGGGGGGCGCGTCGAGCCCGCCGACGAGGGCACGCTGCGGGCGGCGCTGCGCGAGGCCGAGGAGGAGGTGGGGCTCGATCCCGCGCGGGTCGAGGTGCTCGGGCGGCTCTCCGAGGTGCTGGTGCTGGTCTCGGCGTTCCGCTTGACGCCGTGGGTGGCAAGTGTGCCATACCCCTACCCGTACCGGCCCAGTCCGGGAGAGGTGGAGGCGATCCTGCACGTGCCACTGTCCGCGCTGTCGCGACCCGGGGCGTGGCGCGTCGAGGAGCGCGAGGCCTACGGGCTCCGGCACGAGGTGCACCACCTCGACTTCGGCGGCGAGACGATCTGGGGCGCCACCGCGCGCGTCCTGCGCGAGCTCGTCGCCGTCTGGAGCGAACCTTGA
- a CDS encoding undecaprenyl-diphosphate phosphatase: MSLLTAAFLGLVQAATEFLPVSSTAHLLVFGELFGQSLGDPGFRAFTTIIQMGTTLAVIGYFRAELYGLTAAGLRSLAHGAPFETPESRLAWLIVLGTIPAAVLGKLFEKRIEALGNGVIAGSLVVLGLVLLGAELKARHVRTVGDVGVLDALLIGCGQAVALVPGSSRSGCTITTGMLLGLKREDAARFSFLLSVPIILGAGLYKLKKELPVLSAHPEWRSATLLGTVVSAVFGYLVIGWLLRYLRTRSTFLFVAWRIAAGLLIALLIWKGVLPSGAEERPPVPAPSSEAR; encoded by the coding sequence ATGTCCCTCCTCACCGCGGCGTTCCTGGGGCTCGTCCAGGCCGCCACCGAGTTCCTCCCGGTCAGCTCGACCGCGCACCTCCTCGTCTTCGGCGAGCTCTTCGGCCAGAGCCTGGGGGACCCCGGCTTCCGCGCCTTCACCACCATCATCCAGATGGGCACCACCCTCGCGGTGATCGGCTACTTCCGCGCGGAGCTGTACGGGCTCACCGCGGCCGGCCTGCGCTCGCTCGCGCACGGCGCGCCCTTCGAGACCCCGGAGTCGCGCCTCGCGTGGCTCATCGTGCTCGGCACCATCCCGGCGGCGGTGCTCGGCAAGCTCTTCGAGAAGCGGATCGAGGCGCTCGGCAACGGCGTCATCGCCGGCTCGCTGGTGGTGCTCGGGCTGGTGCTCCTCGGCGCCGAGCTGAAGGCGCGCCACGTCCGGACGGTCGGCGACGTGGGCGTGCTCGACGCGCTCCTCATCGGCTGCGGCCAGGCGGTGGCGCTCGTCCCCGGCAGCTCCCGCTCCGGCTGCACCATCACCACCGGCATGCTCCTCGGCCTGAAGCGCGAGGACGCGGCGCGCTTCAGCTTCCTGCTCTCGGTCCCCATCATCCTGGGCGCCGGCCTCTACAAGCTGAAGAAGGAGCTGCCCGTCCTCTCCGCCCACCCGGAGTGGCGCAGCGCGACCCTGCTCGGCACGGTCGTCTCGGCGGTCTTCGGCTACCTCGTCATCGGCTGGCTGCTCCGGTACCTGCGCACCCGCTCCACCTTCCTCTTCGTGGCCTGGCGGATCGCGGCCGGGCTCCTCATCGCGCTGCTCATCTGGAAGGGCGTGCTCCCGTCCGGCGCGGAGGAGCGGCCGCCGGTGCCGGCCCCGTCGAGCGAGGCGCGATGA
- the metK gene encoding methionine adenosyltransferase, with amino-acid sequence MPHTDYLFTSESVTEGHPDKMADQISDAVLDAVLAEDPTGRVACETLLKTGYVMIAGEITTKARLDFPKIARRVVKKIGYTDAAMGFDAGTCAVLVAVDEQSPDIAMGVDTGKKGKKEQGAGDQGMMFGYACDETPELMPAPIHYAHAVTRQLAKVRKAGRDFLRPDGKSQVTVQYAGGKVARIDTVVVSTQHSAEISPKALHEAVLEEVIKKALPKKLMDAKTKVFINPTGRFVVGGPMGDTGLTGRKIIVDTYGGMGRHGGGAFSGKDPSKVDRSAAYMGRYIAKNVVAAGLASRCEVQVAYAIGVAEPVSVMVETFGTGLVDEKKIARAIRAVFGLKPAEITRDLDLLRPIYEKTAAYGHFGRSEKEFTWERADKKAELREAAGLGALQVVGA; translated from the coding sequence ATGCCCCACACCGACTACCTCTTCACCTCCGAGTCCGTCACCGAGGGCCATCCGGACAAGATGGCCGACCAGATCTCCGACGCCGTCCTCGACGCGGTGCTGGCGGAGGATCCGACGGGGCGGGTGGCCTGCGAGACCCTGCTCAAGACCGGCTACGTCATGATCGCCGGCGAGATCACCACCAAGGCCCGGCTCGACTTCCCCAAGATCGCCCGGCGGGTGGTGAAGAAGATCGGCTACACCGACGCGGCCATGGGCTTCGACGCCGGCACCTGCGCGGTGCTGGTGGCGGTGGACGAGCAGAGCCCCGACATCGCCATGGGCGTGGACACCGGCAAGAAGGGCAAGAAGGAGCAGGGCGCCGGCGACCAGGGGATGATGTTCGGCTACGCCTGCGACGAGACGCCGGAGCTGATGCCGGCGCCGATCCACTACGCGCACGCGGTGACCCGCCAGCTCGCCAAGGTCCGCAAGGCCGGCCGCGACTTCCTCCGGCCCGACGGCAAGAGCCAGGTGACGGTGCAGTACGCCGGCGGCAAGGTGGCCCGCATCGACACGGTGGTGGTCTCCACGCAGCACTCGGCCGAGATCTCGCCGAAGGCGCTGCACGAGGCGGTCCTCGAGGAGGTCATCAAGAAGGCCCTCCCGAAGAAGCTCATGGACGCGAAGACCAAGGTCTTCATCAACCCGACCGGCCGGTTCGTGGTCGGCGGCCCCATGGGCGACACCGGCCTCACCGGCCGCAAGATCATCGTGGACACCTACGGCGGCATGGGCCGCCACGGCGGCGGCGCCTTCAGCGGCAAGGACCCCTCCAAGGTGGACCGCTCCGCGGCGTACATGGGGCGCTACATCGCCAAGAACGTGGTCGCCGCCGGGCTCGCCAGCCGCTGCGAGGTGCAGGTGGCCTACGCCATCGGCGTCGCCGAGCCGGTCTCGGTGATGGTGGAGACCTTCGGCACCGGGCTCGTGGACGAGAAGAAGATCGCCCGCGCCATCCGCGCCGTCTTCGGGCTCAAGCCGGCCGAGATCACCCGCGACCTCGACCTGCTGCGGCCCATCTACGAGAAGACCGCCGCGTACGGCCACTTCGGGCGCTCCGAGAAGGAGTTCACCTGGGAGCGGGCCGACAAGAAGGCCGAGCTGCGCGAGGCCGCCGGCCTCGGCGCGCTCCAGGTCGTCGGCGCGTAG